The following coding sequences are from one Sphingomonadaceae bacterium OTU29LAMAA1 window:
- a CDS encoding HNH endonuclease produces MSRIFLGVTHRPWFDFLAKRAPDEVNFWQPSGTGAFKALQPGDLFLFKLKGADGAIGGGGVFGHASLAPVSLAWDAFGEKNGNASLAEMRATIGKLRRDAVHAAGRNDPVIGCRILTEPFFWQPADWIPVPADWHSNIVVGKGYDANSDEGLQLWHAVQERLAMTPAAPVPANGARYGAPMLMRQRLGQGAFRLAVTDGYNRRCAVSGEKTLPILDAAHIRSYADGGDHDVANGLLLRTDIHRLFDLGYVTVTDKRTFAVSERLKADFDNGVHYYAMQGQELATPTRGFPPASLDALRWHRENRYLG; encoded by the coding sequence GTGAGTAGAATTTTCCTCGGGGTGACGCACCGCCCATGGTTCGACTTTCTCGCCAAGCGAGCACCGGATGAGGTCAACTTCTGGCAGCCGTCGGGTACAGGTGCCTTCAAGGCGTTGCAGCCTGGCGACCTGTTTCTGTTCAAGCTGAAGGGTGCCGATGGCGCTATTGGCGGCGGCGGGGTGTTCGGCCATGCGTCTTTGGCGCCAGTGTCGCTGGCCTGGGATGCCTTCGGCGAGAAGAACGGCAATGCATCGCTGGCTGAGATGCGGGCCACGATCGGCAAGCTTCGCCGGGATGCGGTACACGCAGCTGGTCGCAACGATCCCGTGATCGGTTGTCGCATCCTGACGGAGCCGTTCTTCTGGCAACCTGCCGACTGGATACCGGTACCCGCAGACTGGCATTCGAACATCGTAGTTGGGAAAGGCTACGACGCCAACTCGGACGAGGGGCTTCAGCTCTGGCATGCCGTGCAGGAACGTCTCGCCATGACACCAGCCGCTCCCGTACCCGCCAATGGCGCCCGCTACGGAGCGCCGATGCTGATGCGGCAGCGGCTTGGACAAGGCGCCTTCCGCCTGGCGGTCACCGATGGATATAACCGGCGGTGCGCTGTGTCTGGCGAGAAAACCCTACCCATCCTCGACGCTGCACATATCCGCAGTTACGCGGATGGCGGGGATCACGACGTTGCCAACGGCTTGCTGCTACGAACCGATATACATCGGCTATTCGACCTCGGTTATGTGACTGTGACCGACAAGCGTACGTTCGCGGTCAGCGAGAGGCTAAAGGCCGACTTCGACAATGGCGTGCATTATTATGCCATGCAGGGGCAGGAACTAGCAACGCCAACAAGAGGCTTCCCGCCTGCATCCCTGGACGCGCTACGGTGGCACCGTGAGAACAGGTACCTGGGGTAA
- a CDS encoding DUF5906 domain-containing protein, which produces MSRTQETQNADAPPLTVAERIEKGRESGHHYDGAIVPFPPELSARGAMNALKDGERKRVDRWLAAGYQVTAFSYRSSAGELIQAVLRFDHPSERKEIRQLRYCGRFDGKGPVFWMTAVEAPRPLYGLDLLAKRPNDPVLVVEGEKTADAAGALFPDHVAVTWMNGASGVRKTEMLDLAGRDLVLWPDNDPPGRNAMRTFAAYAYAAGAASVKIVDVPPEFGEKWDLADPVPEGLSDSELIQALLASARRIDPSSVAHITNDAREEAEQHRLLGYKPGYTKVEIAHAAVALSVLDADMYAAEWRRIARCLFYAYGEAGLAVFDEWSQDSEGKYRTGEPAKLWAGYAHEKAFRADSLAWLFRKAAAVVRERSKNGVGSIPNVEIGQAAIATASVEELNEDHAIVVRGGKVGVLWESFDPRFGRYTETYLSKRDFVDRFVRSIELPHDDERQTKKKDKRMSQGDLWFSSPRRRSYDNVIFAPGQSLSSEFLNLWRGFAVEPVDNPDGWRLLKEHLRLHVAGGDEAGYQYILNWLAFAVQHLDKPIGTALVLLGKKGAGKSIIIELFGYLFGQHTFVTSRMDDAIGRFNDRLETTVLLGLEEAIAPQNRAADGTLKDLVTRTTLRLEGKFFGVWTAPNHLRIIVTSNNEHVVRADGSERRYAVFEVTNPHQADPNARRAYFGRMVEQMETGGYAAMLGELLSRDIRGWNAEVIPETEALKRQKLLNLVNDPVRAYLYERLTEGVQITTGTASLGSPVHHWSETDTVNVPARDLSEDFRLFATSQGMAFSERQLAMQLPKYMPSGFKSTTKRVSNGDYSSSTVRVYPFPALEIARARFEEVTGLLIARDG; this is translated from the coding sequence ATGTCTAGAACACAAGAAACGCAGAATGCTGATGCGCCGCCGCTTACCGTTGCTGAGCGGATCGAGAAGGGGCGTGAAAGTGGGCATCACTACGACGGGGCGATCGTGCCGTTCCCGCCGGAATTGAGCGCCCGGGGAGCGATGAACGCGTTAAAAGACGGCGAGCGGAAGAGGGTTGATCGGTGGCTAGCTGCTGGATACCAGGTCACGGCCTTCTCGTATCGCTCGAGCGCTGGCGAGTTGATCCAAGCGGTTCTTCGTTTCGACCACCCAAGCGAGCGCAAGGAAATACGACAGCTTCGATATTGTGGCAGATTTGACGGTAAGGGTCCCGTCTTTTGGATGACCGCCGTCGAAGCACCACGGCCACTATATGGGCTCGACCTGCTAGCAAAGCGGCCAAACGATCCCGTCCTGGTTGTCGAGGGCGAGAAGACCGCCGATGCCGCTGGCGCGCTATTTCCCGATCACGTCGCTGTGACATGGATGAACGGTGCCTCCGGGGTACGGAAGACGGAGATGCTGGACTTGGCTGGGCGCGACCTCGTTTTGTGGCCGGACAATGATCCGCCCGGGCGGAACGCAATGCGTACCTTCGCTGCGTATGCCTATGCCGCGGGCGCAGCGTCGGTGAAGATCGTCGACGTCCCGCCGGAGTTTGGCGAGAAATGGGACTTGGCTGATCCGGTTCCTGAGGGGCTCTCTGATAGCGAGTTGATACAGGCTCTATTGGCATCAGCTCGACGGATTGACCCCTCGAGCGTCGCCCATATCACCAATGACGCGCGCGAAGAGGCTGAGCAGCACCGATTACTTGGCTACAAGCCAGGATACACAAAAGTCGAGATAGCGCACGCTGCGGTTGCGCTCTCTGTGCTCGACGCTGACATGTATGCTGCCGAATGGCGGCGGATCGCGAGATGTCTGTTTTATGCCTATGGTGAAGCAGGGCTGGCAGTCTTCGACGAGTGGTCGCAAGACAGCGAAGGCAAATATCGCACAGGTGAGCCCGCGAAACTCTGGGCAGGCTACGCGCATGAGAAGGCGTTTCGCGCTGACTCGCTGGCGTGGCTGTTCCGTAAAGCTGCCGCCGTTGTCCGTGAGCGTTCAAAAAATGGCGTTGGCTCAATCCCGAACGTTGAGATCGGTCAAGCTGCGATCGCTACCGCATCTGTCGAGGAACTAAACGAAGACCACGCGATCGTTGTACGGGGGGGTAAGGTCGGCGTCCTTTGGGAAAGCTTCGATCCGCGCTTTGGCCGGTACACTGAAACGTACCTATCAAAACGCGATTTTGTCGATCGTTTCGTGCGGTCGATTGAGCTGCCGCATGACGACGAACGACAAACTAAGAAGAAAGATAAACGCATGAGCCAAGGTGATCTTTGGTTCAGCTCGCCCCGCCGTCGATCATACGACAACGTCATTTTTGCACCAGGCCAATCCCTTTCGTCCGAATTCCTAAATCTATGGCGGGGGTTTGCAGTCGAACCCGTCGATAATCCGGATGGCTGGCGGTTGCTGAAGGAGCACTTGCGCCTTCACGTCGCTGGCGGCGATGAGGCAGGCTACCAGTATATTCTAAATTGGTTGGCGTTTGCCGTTCAGCACCTCGACAAGCCGATTGGAACAGCCCTAGTCCTGCTCGGCAAGAAAGGTGCCGGCAAGAGCATCATCATCGAGCTATTCGGCTATCTGTTTGGTCAGCATACGTTCGTCACCTCAAGGATGGACGATGCTATTGGCCGCTTTAACGACCGACTGGAAACGACGGTGCTACTTGGGCTGGAGGAGGCGATTGCTCCGCAGAACCGGGCCGCCGACGGCACGTTAAAGGACCTAGTAACCCGCACAACATTGCGGCTTGAGGGTAAGTTCTTCGGGGTTTGGACTGCCCCGAACCATCTGCGCATCATCGTGACGTCGAACAACGAGCATGTGGTGCGCGCCGACGGGTCAGAGCGACGTTACGCCGTGTTTGAGGTCACCAATCCGCACCAGGCCGACCCGAATGCCAGGCGGGCGTACTTTGGGCGCATGGTCGAGCAGATGGAGACGGGCGGCTATGCTGCCATGCTCGGGGAGCTGCTTAGCCGGGATATCCGGGGGTGGAACGCGGAGGTGATACCGGAAACGGAAGCGCTCAAGCGGCAAAAATTACTGAACCTCGTCAACGACCCTGTCCGCGCCTACCTGTACGAGCGGCTCACCGAAGGGGTGCAGATCACCACCGGCACTGCCTCTCTCGGGTCACCGGTTCATCATTGGAGTGAAACCGACACGGTGAACGTGCCAGCCCGTGACCTTAGCGAAGACTTTCGCCTGTTTGCCACCTCCCAGGGGATGGCATTTAGCGAACGCCAACTGGCGATGCAGCTGCCAAAATATATGCCGTCAGGGTTCAAGTCGACTACAAAACGGGTATCAAACGGCGATTACTCGAGCTCTACCGTGCGTGTTTACCCGTTCCCGGCACTGGAAATCGCTCGTGCGCGATTTGAGGAGGTAACTGGTCTTCTTATCGCGCGCGATGGATAG
- a CDS encoding AlpA family phage regulatory protein produces the protein MVAAGTFPDRVRLGPARVGWRTSAIAEWINSRPLASTVSASGMQGRSA, from the coding sequence ATGGTCGCGGCCGGTACGTTCCCCGATCGGGTACGCCTTGGGCCAGCCCGAGTCGGCTGGCGAACAAGCGCCATCGCCGAGTGGATAAATTCCCGTCCGCTGGCTTCAACGGTATCGGCAAGCGGCATGCAGGGGAGGTCAGCATGA
- a CDS encoding site-specific integrase has protein sequence MDQFTKRRVADISRRDIIAVIDDIVAEGKPQAAINHLRHLKMMFNWAAGRDMIGTNPCDGVKSPGRTTERDRVLSDHEIVAVWKATSKLPAPFGAMYRMFLLTGQRRSEVATMQWHEVEGTIWTIPREKVKKDRPHAVPLSKSALTTLASLPKYGPEAYVFSTTGGNRPSSNFNKVKQELDRLSGTGGWTIHDIRRTVRTKLAELGVSEIVARKVVNHETGKVDRIYNRHGYLDEKRKALAKWETRLLSLVSR, from the coding sequence ATGGACCAGTTCACAAAGCGCCGGGTTGCCGATATATCGCGCCGAGACATCATCGCCGTGATCGACGACATCGTTGCTGAGGGGAAACCGCAGGCGGCGATTAACCATCTTCGCCACTTGAAGATGATGTTCAATTGGGCGGCCGGTCGCGACATGATTGGCACCAACCCTTGTGACGGCGTCAAATCGCCAGGACGAACCACCGAACGAGACCGTGTGCTGTCCGATCACGAAATCGTCGCTGTTTGGAAAGCGACATCGAAATTGCCTGCGCCGTTCGGTGCCATGTACCGGATGTTCCTACTAACGGGACAGCGACGCAGCGAAGTCGCGACCATGCAGTGGCATGAGGTTGAAGGTACAATTTGGACCATCCCTCGTGAGAAGGTGAAGAAGGATCGACCCCACGCGGTACCACTTTCAAAATCTGCGCTGACGACGCTGGCGTCGCTGCCAAAGTACGGACCCGAGGCATATGTATTCAGCACTACCGGTGGCAATCGACCCAGCAGCAATTTTAACAAGGTTAAGCAGGAACTGGACCGGCTCTCTGGCACGGGTGGGTGGACGATTCACGACATTCGCCGCACAGTGAGAACCAAGCTTGCGGAGCTAGGCGTTTCTGAAATTGTCGCCCGTAAGGTGGTGAACCACGAGACGGGCAAGGTAGACCGCATATACAACCGGCATGGCTATTTGGATGAGAAGCGGAAGGCGTTAGCCAAATGGGAGACAAGGTTGCTATCCCTCGTGAGCCGCTAA